The sequence GCGTTCGTGAAAGCGTTCTCGCCCCGGCGCACCCTGCTGGTGGGCGGCGACGGGATCCCGCTGCGCGAGTTCCTCGCGAGGCCGGTGACGCACTGGATGCAGGACTGAGCCCCCGCGGAACGCCCCGCTCGACCCGCCCAGTAGCATGGGACGCGAAGCTCTGGGGGGCGCGAGTTGTTCGTAGAGATGTTCGGTTCGGCCCTGCGTCAGGCGTTGCCGCTCCTCGCCGTCCTCGCCCTGGCGTTCGTCGCCTTGGTGGTGCTCAAAGGACGCTCGAGCGGAGCGGGCTCGAGGCCCGCGAGCTTCCCCTACGTGCGGCGACCTGGCCTGTTCACGGAGGCCGAGTCCAAGTTCCTATGCGCACTCCGTGCGGCGGTGCCGGACCTCGACGTGTTCGGGAAGGTGCGCCTCGAGGACGTGGTGGAGGTCCGCCGCGGCCTGTCGGAGGGCGAACGGGCGTCCGCCCGCAACCGCATCAAGTCGCGGCACCTGGACTTCGTCCTCACCGACCCCGCCTCGACCCGGATCGTGTGCGTGGTCGAGCTCGACGACAGGAGCCACGCCACGAAGCGGTCTATGCGGTCGGACGAGGTGAAGGAGGGCGCGCTGGCAGCCGCTGGCGTACCGCTCCTGCGCGTGCCGGTTCGCGCGTCCTACGACGTGGAGG comes from Trueperaceae bacterium and encodes:
- a CDS encoding DUF2726 domain-containing protein, whose protein sequence is MFVEMFGSALRQALPLLAVLALAFVALVVLKGRSSGAGSRPASFPYVRRPGLFTEAESKFLCALRAAVPDLDVFGKVRLEDVVEVRRGLSEGERASARNRIKSRHLDFVLTDPASTRIVCVVELDDRSHATKRSMRSDEVKEGALAAAGVPLLRVPVRASYDVEELKGRVAAALNPEPLAAGPRPRGRM